The Nostoc sp. 'Peltigera membranacea cyanobiont' N6 genome contains the following window.
CACGCCATAAAACTATAGAGTCATTTTTAGTTTATTTTTTGAGAGTGGTTTGATTGCTTTGTGTTTAAGACACTTTTTTCTAGAACCGCAAACGGGAGCTAGAGAAGTAGTTTCTCAAGAAGTGCCAAGGCACTTACCAGTAATGAAATGCCCCGCCGTCGCTTACGAGACAGGGGGCGAAAGCACAGCGAGTAGTTCGCTTTCCCCAAAATTGCGCTTGTGGAGGTCGGCAGAGGAGCAGGGGAGCAGAGGAGAGAGAGATTTATACAAGTTCTTTCCCCCCTGCCCCTCCGCACCTCTGCCCCTCTGCTTGCCACCACGCAAAACTCCCTTGGCAGACTACTAGCTGCCAGATTTCTCACTCTTGATTGAGAGCAACAACCGCAAGGCGGGTGAAATTGTTAAGTTGAACATTTCTAAATTGCAATCGTCGGGTGCAAAAAAGCGCTTTCCAACCGGTGCTGTAATCGCGTATATCGCAGTTGTCCGTCACTAGAACGCAAAGCCTTGGATATCGCTTTCTTGGAACCAACGACAATCGCTAACTGCTTGGCACAAGTTAATGCTGTGTACAACTGTTTACGAGACAACATCATATAAGGCTGCGTATAAATTGGCAGAATTACTACCGGATATTCTGAACCCTGGCTTTGATGAATGGTGAAGCTCCAGGCGAGGGCAATTTGATTTAAGTCTGCTCTGGTCTTAACGACAGTATGATTACCATACTGTACAGTAACTTCTATCTCTTGAAGATCAATGGCCTTGATAATTCCGAAGTCGCCATTAAAAATTTCGTGATTATAATCATTAGTCAGTTGAATGATCCGATCGCCTTCTCGTAATAAATTCCCGCCCGTGTTAATCTCTACTTTGTCGGGACTGGGCGGATTAATCAACTGCTGCAATACGGTATTGAGGTTACGAGTCCCAAGCAAACCGCGCGACATGGGGCAAAGCACTTGCACATCAGTAGCTCGATTGTAACCCAGGCGGGGAATCAAGTCTGTAATGATTTCGGATATTGCTTTAACACCATGTTTGGGGTGATGACCGCCGCCGTGCCACAGACACTCAGACACGGGATTATCGGAAATCGGTTCAATTGTGGGAAACTGGCTTCGGTTAATTTGGTGAGCAGCGGTGATAATTGCGCTCTGTTGGGCTTGCCTAAATACCTTGGTCAACCGCACCACCGGAACGTGACCAGAATTAATCAAGTCAGCAAGGAATTGACCGGGACCGACAGAGGGTAACTGGTCAATGTCACCCACTAGCAGTAGTTGGGAACCGTATTGTATCGCCTTTACCAAAGAAGATGCCAGAAACAAATCAAGCATACTAGCTTCTAACGCGACAATTGCAGTATGGGGTAAAGGGTTTTGATTATCGCGTAAGAAGCCCATTGTCTTTGGGTCAAATTCCAACAAGCAGTGTATCGTCTTGGGTTCGAGTTGTGTGATTTGACTCAGGCGTTGAGCAGCGCGTCCAGTTGGCGCAGCTAAGGCAATAGATTTGCCCATTGCTTTCCACAGAGAGACTATGATCTCGGTGGTGAAAGTTTTACCGCAACCGGGGCCACCAGTAAGAATCATTACCCTTGAATATGCAGCCATTTCTACCGCTAGCCGTTGCTGTGGTGAAAGTTTGATTTTACGACTCTTGGTGAAGCGCTCAATCCAGGCGCGAACAGGAGGCATATCTTGTGCAACTGGTTGGCAAAATCTAGATTGTATTAATTGAGCAAGGTTCTGTTCGGTGTGAAAGTACGTTGGTAGATAACATAGCAGCGTTTGGTCTGAGCTTTTCTCGCGGATTAAGTCATCCTTAAGTGCCATGTCTTTGATAATATCAGCGAGGGCATCTTCTTCGGGTGTGCGATCTGCTGTAGTCAGCAGTTTGATAACATTCTCAATGAGTTTTGGCTGGGGTAAATAGCAATGCCCATCGGCAGCAGCTTCGTTCAAAACATGAATTAAACCAGCACGGTAACGGAACTGACTATCAGGCGCAACTCCTAAATTAAAGGCAATTTTATCAGTTCTGAGAAAACCAATACCGTAGATGTCAGCAGCTAACTGGTAGGGATTGCTGGTGAGAGTAGCGAGTGCTTCATCCAAGTAATGCCTGTAAATTTTGACTGCATAAGTAGTAGAAACGCCATGACTGTGGAGAAATAGCATTAAATAGATGTAAGAGATGTAAGAAAATAAAATAAAAATAAGTTGAGAGCTAAATAAAGATATTTTGAATTGAAGCAGAGACTTCATATTTGGGTTATGCCATCGGCGACGGCGACCCGGACGCGAACAATCCCACAAACTATCGAGTTTGCCCCAGTACCAGCGATGAATTGTGTCGCGTACAGTCTGTGGATGCCATTTTAAGTATTGTGCGATCTTTAGCACTGTCCATCCAGCAGCTGATAAGCGTAGTACAGTGGCACGACTTTGAGTTCTTGGTGGTATACCTTTTGCTTGAGTGAGTGCTAGTAGGGCTTGATCTTCCTTTGGTGACAGGTTAACTTTTAAAGGCGCTGGCATCTTGATCAGGGGTAAAAATATTTACGACTAAAAGAGATTATCCCAATTTGATGTGCCATTTTACTTTATTGAATTCTATTTACGAACGCCAAGATGCTCTCTGATGACCGAAGGGAGTTTAGCGAATGGCGGCGAATTGTTCGGTCATCCGGCAAGTTAGTCAGAAGCATCCAAATGTTTTTTCAAAGTGTAGGGGCAATCAGGAGTTTTGATTCCACTGGCGTAAGGTAATTTATAGGATGCCCAAAGCTGCCACGTAAAACATCAACTCCAATAGTTGAATTACCGAATTGTACTCGACAGTCTTTATCTGGGTTTTGTATAAGATTTTTGATTATGGTATTTATCGCTTCTATCTTGAGATTATTCGGTATGCCCATTAGTAGTTTTGTAAGCCACTGTTTGATTTGTGGTGACTGTAGCCAGTCTTTGATCTGGTCATCAGTAGGAGTTAAGCGATTGAGTAATAGCGTTGGATTTTCGTTATCTTCATTAACTTGACTTTTGGGTTGAAAGAGTTGCTGAAAAGTAGGATCTATGTTGCACATAAATTTGATTGTTTAAAAGAGAATATCTTTATTATAGATAAATTGGATAAATCCGATAATAGCTAATATATTTTATCAAGATATTAAGATAAATATAATAAAATTATTTATCATTTGATACTAAATTATCAAGATTTGACCAAGTAATTATGTTATAAATATTAAATAAGTTCCTTATGCAAGTATCAAATAAATACTATGCACCCAATAGAGTTTAAGAAGAAGTGGAAATTAACCTACCCCGAACTTTCACGCATTTTAGGATACGCAGATTTTACTGTTCGGAGCTGGGGTCTAGAAGGAAAAGCGAAACGAAATCCCCATTTTGTTGTCTACCAACTTTGCGCCCTGTTAGATGAAAAATGGATAAATCAAGGTAAAGTTCCAGGACAAAGACATCTGATTTCTGAAATGCTTACTGGGTAAATAAATTACCGAAAATAGCTCACTTTCTTGAAGAAGGCAGATAGTTTAAAGGCGAAAGGCTTTTGTGTTTTGTGAACAAGAACCACTCTCCGGCTAATACTCCGAACAGCGCCGCATAATTTTCTCTATTTTTGCAAATGCCAATTACCCGCCACAAAAAAAGCGGGTATTTTTATGTGTAGTTAGAAGTTCCAAGAAGTTCTCAGAATCATGGGGATAGGGGGGTTTACCTGGCAAAATGAAGAACTAACAAGATTAGAAGTTGCGGGGATGTTAAAGCCAAAGGTTTCTGCAAGGCAACTGCAAGCATATTTGAATATAGCTCGGAAGTACTTGCCGGAGTTCAAGAAATTCACCAACAAAAAAACAGGTGGTCTAAATGGCATGAGCAAGCTATACAAGTGTCATATTGCTCCCCTTCAAGAAATTCGCTCACTAGCTAGAGAGCATACTTTAGCTGACATAGAGAATGAGTTTGTTCAAAGAGGCTCGAAAAAGTGATTTTTATATGAAGAAAGGAGCAATTCTCTTGGTATCTAATAATTCTGTGCGAAGAACACAAACTCAAGTTCTGGCTAAGGCGCTAGCAGCAATTGGGCGCAAGTATCAGCATCACATAAACGCCGCTGGGACAGCGACAATCATTGTCATGCAGTCGATGCCCTCTTATGGGTGGGGCTTGTTCGATTCGGCTCAGGTGGCAATGACTTGTATGTTCGGCGGCGCTGGTGGGATTACTGGAGGTGCTGCTGCTGCTGCCACCTCCATTAAAGCCCTTCCCGCAGTTATCAACGCAACCATTACAGTACTTTTGTTTGTATACTTTGTGGCTTCTGGGCTTAAGGTTGCCAACGGCATTGGTGATGGGCAGGAAGTTACGCAAATGGTACAGCAGCCTATCGGCGTGTTCTTCGTTATCCTGGTGCTTTGGATAGCTCAAAGCATATTATTCAGTGGCGTTACAGCCGCTTGCTAGTGATGAGCGAGTTTAATAAATCCCCCATCAAACGGGTCAATCAGTCACTTGGGCAGAATGCAACAATAGGCATTTTTACTGGCTTTCAATTTGCAATCGCCTTATTTATGTTTGGCGTGGGTTTCATCATAGCGATTATGTTTGGGGCGGGAATAATTTGGGGACTCCTGGCTGGGGTTTGGTTGAGTGCCACGGTGATTGTTTTATCTGGCAAGCGTCCTTACTTGTTCTGGTCAAGAGTGTTCCCAAGCGTTCCAACTTTCACTCGCGGCTATATCAGATATTCTTCGCCCCAAAACAAAAAAAGGGCAGGTTACAAAGGGATGCCTAAGCTATGGTAAAAAGCAGTATTCGTAATCAAAAAATAGTACCCTTTGAAGACTTTTTAGACTTAGCAACTTTAGTTAAATTAAAAAAGGGTAACTATCAAATCGGAGCTTACTTGTTGAGCAAAAAACAAGTAAGCGACACTAACAACACCCTGCAATTAGTATTCGGATATGAATGCACTGGCTTTCACCCACTGTTTAATTCATCAGAGAGACTGGAGACGATGGCCAAGGCTTTTGAGAACGGCTGTAAAGAGTTCTCCGAGGGTGAGAAATTCACGTTTAGATGGTCTTCGTTTTGCGACGAAGAGAAAGTGATTGAAAGCTATCGCCAGAGACTAGATAGCCCTGTATCTCAAGAGACAGAATTTTTGGATTGGGGGCAGGTTGCGCGGATGCAAGAACTGACGCGCAACCATCAGCGCAAGGATATCAAGCTCTGTATTTACACGACTTTTACTGTCCGCCCAGGTGGGGCTGAAGGAGGTGACGCGGTAGATAGAGCGATAGTGAAGCTGGCAAACTTTTTACAGAGGAAATTTACACCAACAGGAGCAACAGAACTATCAACAAAAAACTTAATCCAAGTTCTTGAAAAAGCAATAATAGTTTCTTTGCGCCATCAACAAATCCTATCTGAGATGGGGTTATTTCCCACACCAAAATCAGTTGGTCAGTTGTGGGGCGATTTAGTTTCTCGAATGGGTGCAAAGCCGACAAAAGTTCCTCATGCCTTGGTTTATGATACCGGAGAATTATGGGAGGAGATTAATGAAGCCACACCCAAATCTTCGCAGTACAACGATCACTTACATGCTACATCCGTCCTTTTGAATAATGGCATCCCTCACGCTGATAGACGCTGGGTATGCTTGCCCGATCATCGTACTGACAAAAAGAAATATATCGGCGTGATGACGCTTGCTCAGAAGCCAGAGATATTTGCATCAACCCATCAACAAGTCCGCTTTTTATGGGATGTATTCTCACGCGAAGGGATTTATGATGTCGAGATAATTACAGAGATTAGTCCAGCCGACCAAAAAATGATTAGGCTAACCCAACAATTGATTACAAGGAGGTCAATCAATGCTGAAATTAGCGCTAGGAAAAAGACTATTGACGTAGGAGCGCAAATTAATACTGAGCGGTCAGTTGATGCTCAAAAACAACTTTATACAGGTGATGTCCCAGAAAATGTAGCGGTTACTGTTCTCGTTTATCGCAACTCTCCTTCCGAGATAGATGACGCTTGTCGGTTGATTTCCGGCTATATCAATCAACCTGCGGAGTTGATTAGAGAAATGCAGTATACATGGTCAATCTGGCTCGACACTTTGCTGTTGAGACAAAGACCCCAGTTAACATTTCCTTTCAACCGGCGAGCTACTTTCTTTGCTAGTGAAGTGATTGGTTTAACTCCAGTAGTCCAGACAGCTAACGGTGACAAACAAGGCTTTGAATTAGTTGCTGATGAGGGTCAATCCTCGGTTCACATTGACCTATCAAAGCCGAAAAACATGATGGTAATCGGCACTACCGGGAGCGGGAAATCGGTAATCATCGCCTCGATTATTTATCAATGCTTGGCGTTGGGAATGTCAGTATTAATGATTGACTTGCCAAATGATGATGGTTCAGGAACCTTTGGAGACTTCACACCCTACTTTAATGGGTTTTACTTTGATATCTCAAAGGAATCAAACAACCTTGTGCAGCCGCTAGACCTATCAAAGATTCCTGAGTCGCAGTGGGAGGAAAGGAAAAAAGCCCATCAAAATGATATTAATTTAATCGTGCTTCAATTAGTTTTAGGAACGCAAAAGTTTGATGGGTTACTATCACAAACTATTGAATCTGTAATCCCTTTGGGTACAAAAGCCTTTTACGAAGATGCCGAAATCCAAGAGCGATTTGAATTAGCGCGAAAAGCCGGGATAAACACCCCAGAGTGGGCGAATACCCCGACATTGGCAGATATGGAGAAATTCTTCTCGCTTGCGTATATTTATTTAGGTTATCAGGATGACAACGTAGAAAAAGCGTTAAATTACATCCGCTTGCGGTTACAGTACTGGCAGGCTAGTAGTATCGGTAGCGCTATCTGCAAGCCTTCAACCTTCCAGGCAGATAGCCAGTTGATTACCTTTGCTCTGACTAATCTGCAATCAGGAAAGGACGCAGAGGTATTTGGGATGTCTGCATATATCGCCGCATCCCGTCAATCCCTTTCATCCCCCAACAGTGTATTTTTTATGGATGAGGCTAGCGTATTGTTGGGATTTTCTGCATTATCTCGGCTTGCGGGTCGTAAATGCGCTACGGCTCGTAAACAAGGGTGTAGAGTTTTTCTGGCTGCACAAGATATCATTTCTATTGCCAAATCCTCAGCAGGAGAACAAATATTACAAAATATGCCATTGCGATTGATTGGGCGGATTGTCCCAGGTGCGGCGAATAGCTTCTCTGAAAAGCTGGGTATCCCAAAAGAAATTATCGATAAAAACGAAAGTTTTCTCCCAAATATTCAACAGCTATATACTTTGTGGTTGTTGGACTACAACAACAAATATGTTCGCTGTCGATATTATCCATCCTATCCACTGTTGGCATTGGTGGCTAATAGCCGAGAGGAGCAAGCTACACGAGATAAATTTAAGAAAACTTACAGAGATAAGTTTACCTGGGTGGCAGAATTTTCTAAGTATTATGTCGATTGCGTTAAGCAAGGGAAGCCCTTATGAAATTACTATCATTCGCAATTCAAAAACAAGTATTCCTGGGATGCCTTGCTGGTATCACGTCAATAGTCAGCTTTCAGGTTTGGCAATACAATCATGCTCAATATGAAAAAAGGCTAGCAAGCGCAAGGAATAATTGCGGGGTGTACATAGAGTTAGGTGAAGATGCCGTCAGATTCAGCCCTAGTTTAAAAGCTGTTAAGTATCAAAATAAAGTGATTCCGGGGTTAAAACAACCAGGAGTCAATTCGGAATCCGCCGAACCTGGGGACTACGTTATGATTTTGCGATCGCAGTCTTCCACCCTTCCACCGAATGCTTTGCCCTTTGACGACCCCTTTTTTACGAGCTTGTTAAATAAAGAAGCGTCACCAAAAACATTAATGGTTTCAGTCGTGGACTTCGATAAAGCAAAAAAACAAGCGACTGTCAAATCTTATTGTACTCAAGAACCTTTTCTAGTAGACATGGATAATTTGTATGAAAGATTCCAAACTGTTGACCGTAGTCTCCAGCACAGTGATTTTGATATCCTTTTCTAGCCTCCCAGCTAATGCTCAAACAAATAAAAACCAATCCTTTCTTACGCAATTTCAGGAAATTTACAGTAGTTTGCAGGCTTACATTAGTAATTATCAGAAAGAATTTTCTAAAAGTTTGGGCAAGTTAGAAGGCGAATTAAATCAGGCGATTGAGTCTAGTGTGGGAGATTTAGGCATTCCCGACCCCTTAAAAGCGGGTAAGAACATTGAGAAGGTCATTGACAAACAAGAGGGGACTCTACTTACATTAGACCCACGTATTCAAGCGGCTAATGCCATCAAGGATTGGAACCAACAATATACTCGTGGTCAATCTCAATCAGTGCTTGGTGCTGAAGGTCAAAAAGTCCAATCACAGGAAGCAGCTACTACAAATGATGCTACCTCCCAATCAAGCGAAAATGCTAATGCCGCTCAAGATGATGTGATTACCCAAGATATTCTCAAAAAGATGGCAACTCAAAACTTACAAAGTGCTGTGATTGCAAAATCAATTCACTCAGAGGCACAAAAACAATCCCGTTCTTTGGCAGTTACCAATATTAATCTTGCTGACATTTCTAGTCGCATGGATGAGCAAGCGGCGGCGAAGGATCAGGAATCTAACGCTGCTACCCGTCAAATCATCCAATCTGCCGCAGCTAACGATTCATTCTGGAAAAATCAATAATGCTGGCATTATTAACTATCCTATTTGCTCAAACTACGGGACAGCAAGCGGGGGAAAATAC
Protein-coding sequences here:
- the recD2 gene encoding SF1B family DNA helicase RecD2 produces the protein MPAPLKVNLSPKEDQALLALTQAKGIPPRTQSRATVLRLSAAGWTVLKIAQYLKWHPQTVRDTIHRWYWGKLDSLWDCSRPGRRRRWHNPNMKSLLQFKISLFSSQLIFILFSYISYIYLMLFLHSHGVSTTYAVKIYRHYLDEALATLTSNPYQLAADIYGIGFLRTDKIAFNLGVAPDSQFRYRAGLIHVLNEAAADGHCYLPQPKLIENVIKLLTTADRTPEEDALADIIKDMALKDDLIREKSSDQTLLCYLPTYFHTEQNLAQLIQSRFCQPVAQDMPPVRAWIERFTKSRKIKLSPQQRLAVEMAAYSRVMILTGGPGCGKTFTTEIIVSLWKAMGKSIALAAPTGRAAQRLSQITQLEPKTIHCLLEFDPKTMGFLRDNQNPLPHTAIVALEASMLDLFLASSLVKAIQYGSQLLLVGDIDQLPSVGPGQFLADLINSGHVPVVRLTKVFRQAQQSAIITAAHQINRSQFPTIEPISDNPVSECLWHGGGHHPKHGVKAISEIITDLIPRLGYNRATDVQVLCPMSRGLLGTRNLNTVLQQLINPPSPDKVEINTGGNLLREGDRIIQLTNDYNHEIFNGDFGIIKAIDLQEIEVTVQYGNHTVVKTRADLNQIALAWSFTIHQSQGSEYPVVILPIYTQPYMMLSRKQLYTALTCAKQLAIVVGSKKAISKALRSSDGQLRYTRLQHRLESAFLHPTIAI
- a CDS encoding AAA family ATPase: MVKSSIRNQKIVPFEDFLDLATLVKLKKGNYQIGAYLLSKKQVSDTNNTLQLVFGYECTGFHPLFNSSERLETMAKAFENGCKEFSEGEKFTFRWSSFCDEEKVIESYRQRLDSPVSQETEFLDWGQVARMQELTRNHQRKDIKLCIYTTFTVRPGGAEGGDAVDRAIVKLANFLQRKFTPTGATELSTKNLIQVLEKAIIVSLRHQQILSEMGLFPTPKSVGQLWGDLVSRMGAKPTKVPHALVYDTGELWEEINEATPKSSQYNDHLHATSVLLNNGIPHADRRWVCLPDHRTDKKKYIGVMTLAQKPEIFASTHQQVRFLWDVFSREGIYDVEIITEISPADQKMIRLTQQLITRRSINAEISARKKTIDVGAQINTERSVDAQKQLYTGDVPENVAVTVLVYRNSPSEIDDACRLISGYINQPAELIREMQYTWSIWLDTLLLRQRPQLTFPFNRRATFFASEVIGLTPVVQTANGDKQGFELVADEGQSSVHIDLSKPKNMMVIGTTGSGKSVIIASIIYQCLALGMSVLMIDLPNDDGSGTFGDFTPYFNGFYFDISKESNNLVQPLDLSKIPESQWEERKKAHQNDINLIVLQLVLGTQKFDGLLSQTIESVIPLGTKAFYEDAEIQERFELARKAGINTPEWANTPTLADMEKFFSLAYIYLGYQDDNVEKALNYIRLRLQYWQASSIGSAICKPSTFQADSQLITFALTNLQSGKDAEVFGMSAYIAASRQSLSSPNSVFFMDEASVLLGFSALSRLAGRKCATARKQGCRVFLAAQDIISIAKSSAGEQILQNMPLRLIGRIVPGAANSFSEKLGIPKEIIDKNESFLPNIQQLYTLWLLDYNNKYVRCRYYPSYPLLALVANSREEQATRDKFKKTYRDKFTWVAEFSKYYVDCVKQGKPL